From the genome of Parasteatoda tepidariorum isolate YZ-2023 chromosome X1, CAS_Ptep_4.0, whole genome shotgun sequence, one region includes:
- the LOC107448558 gene encoding protein OSCP1, with protein MMADRALPIIFLNLSGEMLYVIQQRLEAQNVSEDKSNKVIEDILTTMLNDQFIEELFKPQNMYSRSAMQSVFEKLVHSSIMRLNTTSMSKLYDLMLMVFKYQVLNCRCAEDILLVTLNHMDAIRNCAVSYQELRIKVENVFFLLVSNYEDMKHLDYECLFSCITAFLQDLNIRVSVLMRLGLQLSNGEIVRCDSKAGFESSISTMQNDDYIVKGEAMQEKWKKSLPQRCFDFDGNRGISLGTNIYIKSAAMFPGLDKENDSDMNHKECNDSGKYHALEEVTLLNRLIGNSSQSEFVPDLLFASIDEESIECQKDSYEKNVGCFVTIDASQKSRNELGQLSQEFFVKEEKKGENDILELLDFADSDKI; from the exons ATGATGGCAGATCGAGCATTAccgattatttttcttaatttaagtgGCGAAATGCTTTATGTAATTCAACAACGACTTGAAGCTCAGAATGTTTCTGAAGACAAATCCAATAAAG ttattgaagatattttaactaCCATGTTAAATGACCAGTTTATTGAAGAACTCTTTAAACCTCAAAACATGTATTCCCGATCAGCTATGCAgtctgtttttgaaaaattggtaCACTCATCAATTATGAGACTAAACACAACTAGCATGAGTAAG ctttatgATTTAATGTTGATGGTTTTCAAGTATCAAGTATTAAATTGCCGATGTGCTGAAGATATTCTTTTGGTTACATTAAATCACATGGATGCTATAAGGAACTGTGCTGTCTCTTATCAAGAATTAAGGattaaagttgaaaatgttttctttttattagtttca aattatgaaGATATGAAACATTTGGATTATGAATGCTTATTTAGCTGTATTACAGCATTTTTACAAGACCTGAATATTAGA GTGTCAGTATTAATGAGATTAGGATTACAATTATCTAATGGAGAGATTGTTCGCTGTGATTCAAAAGCTGGCTTTGAAAGTTCTATTTCTAC aatgcAAAATGATGATTATATTGTGAAAGGAGAAGCAATgcaagaaaaatggaaaaaaagtttgCCACAAAGATGCTTTGATTTTGATGGAAACAGGGGTATTTCACTGGGAACAAACAT atACATAAAATCTGCTGCAATGTTTCCAGGTCTTGATAAAGAAAATGATTCTGATATGAATCATAAAGAATGCAAC GATAGTGGAAAATATCATGCACTTGAGGAAGTAACCCTACTAAATCGCCTGATTGGAAATTCTAGCCAGTCTGAGTTTGTTCCAGATTTACTTTTTGCTTCTATTGATGAAGAATCAATAGAatg tcaaaaaGATTCATATGAGAAGAATGTTGGTTGTTTTGTAACTATTGATGCTTCTCAG aaaagtaGAAATGAATTAGGACAGTTATCCCAAGAATTCTTTGTGAAAGAGgagaaaaaaggagaaaatgacattttagaaCTTTTGGACTTTGCAGATAGTGATAAAATATAG